The sequence CATAATTGTGACCTCCATAACTCCCTTTGGCCAGACTGGTCCGTATGCTCGCTACCAGAGCACCGATCTTGTCGGCTGTGCCATGGGAGGCCTGGTACGCATTCTGGGCGAATTGGGCCGCCCGCCCGTGCGCATGAGCTGTGACCCACAGGCCTATTTCCAGGCTAGCGTCCACGCCGCCCTGGGCTCGATGGTGGCCCACTACCACCGTGTGCTTACCGGGGAGGGGCAGCACGTCGATGTTTCCATGCAGGAGGCGGTGTCATTGAGCACTATGACCGCTGCCGAAGTGTACGATCTGATGAAGGTCAACGTCATCGGTACGGGACAGTTCTTCATAAACCCCAGGCCGGAGCCCTATGGCCTGCTCTTCCTGCGCTTCGTCTTTCCCTGCAAGGACGGGCATGTGGTGATCTATTACGTTGGTGGGGCCGCTGGTCTGATCCAGTCCTCCCAGGCTCTATTGGACTGGGCCAACGAGGAAGGGATGGCCCTGGAGCTTAAGGGCTATGACTTCAGGCAGTGGGACGGATCGACCATGGCACAGCAGGAATTGGACCCGCAATATAAGGCCATCATCGAGTTCCTTATGACCAAGACTAAAGATGAGCTGTTTGAGGAGGCGATCAAGAGGGGCATCAAGCTCGCTCCC is a genomic window of Dehalococcoidia bacterium containing:
- a CDS encoding CoA transferase; protein product: IIVTSITPFGQTGPYARYQSTDLVGCAMGGLVRILGELGRPPVRMSCDPQAYFQASVHAALGSMVAHYHRVLTGEGQHVDVSMQEAVSLSTMTAAEVYDLMKVNVIGTGQFFINPRPEPYGLLFLRFVFPCKDGHVVIYYVGGAAGLIQSSQALLDWANEEGMALELKGYDFRQWDGSTMAQQELDPQYKAIIEFLMTKTKDELFEEAIKRGIKLAPCAITEDIGRNPHLQARGFWEEVDHPELGETIAYPGAPVRMEKAPWRIQCRAPLAGEHNEEVYGKELGFSREQMAIMKARNII